From the genome of Biomphalaria glabrata chromosome 17, xgBioGlab47.1, whole genome shotgun sequence, one region includes:
- the LOC129923705 gene encoding uncharacterized protein LOC129923705 isoform X3: MVEMICLLTRWLSVKFIFFGIVLMLHCQELNARVTEVRCDPDIPSRPQPDVNVHAIAMPQSDIHVTNCTEGEYLDWYKCSPCQEGTFRTKQIAALDRYSWCQSCQEPVRNYCRAMHQVKRRQNHVRGWILPARSSRNAVQI; the protein is encoded by the exons TACTTACCAGATGGCTGTCGGtgaagtttatattttttggGATTGTTCTGATGCTGCATTGTCAAGAACTTAACGCTCGCGTTACAGAGGTGAGATGTGATCCAGATATTCCTTCCAGACCTCAGCCTGATGTCAATGTCCACGCAATAGCTATGCCCCAGAGCGACATTCACGTGACTAACTGCACTGAGGGTGAGTACCTTGACTGGTACAAGTGCTCACCTTGTCAAGAAGGAACATTCAGAACAAAACAGATTGCCGCACTAGATAGATACTCTTGGTGTCAGAGCTGTCAGGAGCCAG taCGAAATTATTGTAGAGCCATGCACCAAGTCAAGAGACGCCAAAATCATGTGCGAGGATGGATTTTACCGGCTCGAAGTTCCCGAAATGCCGTGCAAATCTGA
- the LOC129923705 gene encoding uncharacterized protein LOC129923705 isoform X1, with protein MVEMICLLTRWLSVKFIFFGIVLMLHCQELNARVTEVRCDPDIPSRPQPDVNVHAIAMPQSDIHVTNCTEGEYLDWYKCSPCQEGTFRTKQIAALDRYSWCQSCQEPGTYEIIVEPCTKSRDAKIMCEDGFYRLEVPEMPCKSECVRCDICGVGRNMFKNFEARECGGYNNTACCEHEDMVVKDEQCVTITTSTREKTTITTTTTSSVTDNMEGFQAGFVGQSAIHRISNCLWIICLVTFVLCT; from the exons TACTTACCAGATGGCTGTCGGtgaagtttatattttttggGATTGTTCTGATGCTGCATTGTCAAGAACTTAACGCTCGCGTTACAGAGGTGAGATGTGATCCAGATATTCCTTCCAGACCTCAGCCTGATGTCAATGTCCACGCAATAGCTATGCCCCAGAGCGACATTCACGTGACTAACTGCACTGAGGGTGAGTACCTTGACTGGTACAAGTGCTCACCTTGTCAAGAAGGAACATTCAGAACAAAACAGATTGCCGCACTAGATAGATACTCTTGGTGTCAGAGCTGTCAGGAGCCAGGTACG taCGAAATTATTGTAGAGCCATGCACCAAGTCAAGAGACGCCAAAATCATGTGCGAGGATGGATTTTACCGGCTCGAAGTTCCCGAAATGCCGTGCAAATCTGAATGCGTCAGATGTGACATCTGTGGTGTCGGAAGGAATATGTTTAAAAACTTCGAGGCACGTGAATGTGGCGGCTATAACAATACCGCCTGCTGCGAACATGAGGATATGGTTGTGAAAGATGAACAGTGCGTCACCATAACAACATCGACAAGGGAaaagacaacaataacaacaacaacaacatcctCCGTGACAGACAATATGGAGGGCTTCCAAGCAGGTTTTGTTGGTCAGTCTGCAATTCACAGGATATCAAACTGCTTGTGGATTATCTGTCTAGTCACGTTTGTACTGTGTACATAG
- the LOC129923705 gene encoding uncharacterized protein LOC129923705 isoform X2: MLHCQELNARVTEVRCDPDIPSRPQPDVNVHAIAMPQSDIHVTNCTEGEYLDWYKCSPCQEGTFRTKQIAALDRYSWCQSCQEPGTYEIIVEPCTKSRDAKIMCEDGFYRLEVPEMPCKSECVRCDICGVGRNMFKNFEARECGGYNNTACCEHEDMVVKDEQCVTITTSTREKTTITTTTTSSVTDNMEGFQAGFVGQSAIHRISNCLWIICLVTFVLCT, encoded by the exons ATGCTGCATTGTCAAGAACTTAACGCTCGCGTTACAGAGGTGAGATGTGATCCAGATATTCCTTCCAGACCTCAGCCTGATGTCAATGTCCACGCAATAGCTATGCCCCAGAGCGACATTCACGTGACTAACTGCACTGAGGGTGAGTACCTTGACTGGTACAAGTGCTCACCTTGTCAAGAAGGAACATTCAGAACAAAACAGATTGCCGCACTAGATAGATACTCTTGGTGTCAGAGCTGTCAGGAGCCAGGTACG taCGAAATTATTGTAGAGCCATGCACCAAGTCAAGAGACGCCAAAATCATGTGCGAGGATGGATTTTACCGGCTCGAAGTTCCCGAAATGCCGTGCAAATCTGAATGCGTCAGATGTGACATCTGTGGTGTCGGAAGGAATATGTTTAAAAACTTCGAGGCACGTGAATGTGGCGGCTATAACAATACCGCCTGCTGCGAACATGAGGATATGGTTGTGAAAGATGAACAGTGCGTCACCATAACAACATCGACAAGGGAaaagacaacaataacaacaacaacaacatcctCCGTGACAGACAATATGGAGGGCTTCCAAGCAGGTTTTGTTGGTCAGTCTGCAATTCACAGGATATCAAACTGCTTGTGGATTATCTGTCTAGTCACGTTTGTACTGTGTACATAG